Within Sorangiineae bacterium MSr11367, the genomic segment CCGCCACCGGCGGTTCGAGCGTGGAATCATGGTTGCAGACCGGTGCCTACAAATCGTGGCACTGCGAGAGCGCCATTCACCCGTCGCGAAGCCCTTCACCGCATGGGTACAACCGCATTTGTTCGAACGATGCCATTTCCGCGAATGCCACGGGAACGGGCAATTGGCCAGAAGGTGCTGCCGCCGTGAAAGAGCTTTACGACAGCGCCACCAGCACGAGCCCAAGTGGATATGCCGTTTACTTGAAGACGAGTGCGGACAGCGCGGGCGGTGCCAATTGGTATTGGTACGAGCGGCTTCCGGGGGATCAGATTTCGGCCGATGGTTTGGGCAATAGCGGCAGCGCAAAAAGCGT encodes:
- a CDS encoding cytochrome P460 family protein translates to MKVLPCLMVLAAAAQAFGCSSDDDKGSPYSTPGTAQRPATGGSSVESWLQTGAYKSWHCESAIHPSRSPSPHGYNRICSNDAISANATGTGNWPEGAAAVKELYDSATSTSPSGYAVYLKTSADSAGGANWYWYERLPGDQISADGLGNSGSAKSVCVGCHAAAGADAAHTPTPGGRDQVYTPVP